The Candidatus Nitrosocosmicus franklandus genome contains a region encoding:
- a CDS encoding PINc/VapC family ATPase, with amino-acid sequence MNKKIVLDTSIIIDGIISNKIENNEIDEGSEIIIPRLAIDELQSQACKQREHGFVGLAELRRIREKCKIHNIDVRIAGGMPTPGDIKLAKNGRIDSLICAIAEEEEAILYTSDYIQYLTAIASGVQSIFYRSVTSSEFDIENYFDENTMSVHLIEGVEPLAKKGTPGNFILEKISNEKLNKVVLNEIINFLFSTRENKKVSNIEISFDGCYVLMYKNLRIVITFPPVSNKIEITAVRPIKKLTLKDYELDTKLIERLSSDAEGILIAGRPGSGKSTFASSIADHYVSNNRLVKTLESPRDLQVPDNIVQYGSFKNGYERVADLLLLVRPDFTIFDEVRRIRDFELFADLRLTGIGMIGVIHANEALDAIQRFIGKIELGLIPHVIDTVIFINGGKIEKIYELKLTVKVPTGMIEQDLSRPVVEIRDFYSKEVEYEIYSYGEENIIIPLKNIDKKTAGEKNNRINKLAESKIREVIGRFDNQAEIKIISNDKIRILVSKDKIPKIIGRGGSTISEIEKILGVKIDVEAKVPSIGDEIPFSISESGSRIYLLVDEEHIGKKVNLFLNEELLASNQIGKRSKLKIDKKSEVGRKVFNLIMSNNQDALKIYESKGD; translated from the coding sequence TTGAATAAGAAAATCGTCTTAGATACTAGTATTATAATTGATGGTATTATTAGTAATAAAATTGAGAATAACGAGATAGATGAGGGATCTGAAATTATTATCCCACGATTAGCAATAGATGAGTTGCAGTCTCAGGCCTGTAAACAACGTGAACATGGATTTGTAGGACTAGCAGAGTTGCGAAGAATTAGGGAAAAGTGTAAAATTCACAACATTGATGTAAGGATTGCCGGAGGAATGCCAACTCCTGGTGACATAAAACTTGCCAAGAACGGCCGTATTGATTCGCTAATCTGTGCAATAGCCGAAGAAGAAGAGGCAATTCTTTACACATCAGACTACATACAGTATCTAACGGCCATTGCTTCTGGAGTCCAAAGTATATTTTATAGATCTGTCACTTCATCTGAATTTGACATAGAGAATTATTTTGATGAGAATACAATGAGCGTACACTTAATCGAGGGAGTAGAGCCTCTTGCAAAAAAGGGAACTCCAGGAAATTTCATCCTCGAGAAAATCTCTAATGAAAAACTAAACAAGGTAGTACTGAATGAAATAATTAACTTTTTGTTTTCAACAAGAGAAAACAAGAAAGTTTCCAATATTGAGATTTCCTTTGATGGATGCTATGTGTTAATGTACAAGAACCTTCGAATTGTAATTACCTTTCCCCCAGTATCTAACAAGATAGAAATCACTGCTGTTAGGCCAATAAAGAAACTCACCCTAAAAGATTACGAATTAGACACCAAATTGATCGAAAGACTATCTAGTGATGCAGAAGGTATTTTGATAGCTGGCAGGCCAGGATCCGGAAAAAGTACTTTTGCTAGTAGCATAGCAGACCATTATGTATCAAATAATAGATTAGTTAAAACACTAGAGTCCCCAAGAGATTTACAAGTTCCCGACAACATAGTTCAATACGGATCATTCAAAAATGGATATGAAAGGGTCGCTGATTTATTACTACTTGTAAGACCCGATTTTACAATCTTCGACGAGGTCAGAAGAATAAGAGATTTTGAACTGTTTGCTGACCTGAGGCTTACCGGCATAGGAATGATAGGAGTGATTCATGCAAATGAGGCCCTGGATGCCATACAGAGATTTATCGGAAAAATAGAATTGGGGCTAATTCCCCATGTCATAGACACGGTAATTTTTATTAACGGTGGCAAAATCGAAAAAATATATGAATTGAAACTTACTGTCAAAGTGCCTACCGGAATGATAGAACAAGACCTGTCAAGGCCGGTGGTGGAGATAAGAGATTTCTACTCGAAAGAAGTAGAATATGAGATCTATTCTTATGGTGAAGAAAATATAATTATTCCTCTTAAGAATATCGATAAAAAAACTGCAGGTGAAAAAAACAATAGAATAAACAAGCTCGCAGAATCCAAAATAAGAGAAGTTATAGGCAGATTTGATAATCAGGCTGAAATAAAAATAATTTCAAATGACAAGATACGAATTTTGGTTAGCAAAGATAAGATTCCAAAGATTATTGGTCGCGGCGGCTCCACAATTTCGGAAATTGAGAAGATTCTTGGAGTCAAGATTGATGTGGAAGCTAAGGTTCCTTCCATAGGGGATGAGATACCTTTTAGCATATCCGAATCAGGTTCACGAATCTATCTGTTAGTAGATGAAGAGCACATAGGCAAGAAAGTTAACCTGTTTCTAAATGAGGAATTGTTAGCTAGTAATCAAATTGGAAAAAGATCGAAATTAAAGATAGACAAAAAATCAGAAGTTGGTAGGAAAGTGTTCAATCTTATAATGAGTAACAATCAAGATGCCTTAAAGATTTATGAAAGCAAAGGAGATTAG
- a CDS encoding acyl-CoA mutase large subunit family protein has protein sequence MSKEQKQFKTDSNIPVKTFYTSEDIKKEFESEPGKYPFLRGIYPTMYRERHWTMRQYSGFGSAEETNKRFKFLLEHGQTGLSLAFDLPTQTGRDSDNAQSEGEVGRTGVAISSIEDMMTCFKDIPLDKVSTSMTINSTAATLLSLYISVAESQGVSPSQLRGTTQNDILKEYHSRNTYIYPPRPSLRLIGDMIQYCSTNVPQFYPISISGYHIREAGSNAIQELAFTFADAIEYIDTCLNRGLDIDSFAPRLSFFFCCTMEFFEEIAKFRAARVIYSKIIKEKYGAKDPKSTHLRFHVQTSGESLTAQQVDNNIVRVTTEALAAVLGGCQSLHTNSRDEALALPTEESVKIALRTQQIIAYETGVTKTVDPLAGSYYVEYLTEQIIEGVNEYLDRINKMGGALAAIERNFFQEEIRKNAYTLKKQVDNNERILVGVNKFRDQKDLEPKLAIVDPQLETKQINRLKEFKKNRDGIKVQHQISKLTSAAENPETNLMPYIISAVKDRVTLGEISSAFKEVFGAYVPKISF, from the coding sequence ATGAGCAAAGAACAGAAACAGTTCAAAACAGATTCGAATATTCCAGTTAAAACATTCTACACATCAGAAGATATTAAGAAAGAATTTGAGTCTGAGCCTGGAAAGTATCCGTTTTTGAGGGGAATTTATCCTACCATGTACCGAGAACGACATTGGACTATGAGACAATACAGTGGCTTCGGAAGTGCCGAAGAGACTAATAAGAGGTTTAAATTTTTGCTTGAACACGGCCAAACAGGATTGTCATTAGCTTTTGATTTGCCGACACAAACAGGTAGGGATTCCGACAATGCACAATCAGAAGGTGAGGTAGGACGGACTGGAGTAGCTATAAGTTCAATAGAGGATATGATGACTTGCTTTAAGGATATTCCACTTGACAAAGTAAGTACATCTATGACTATTAATTCAACTGCAGCTACGTTGCTTTCACTTTATATCAGTGTTGCAGAATCACAGGGGGTATCTCCATCTCAACTTCGAGGTACTACACAAAATGATATTCTAAAAGAATATCACTCTAGAAATACCTATATCTATCCGCCAAGACCGTCCCTTCGCTTAATAGGTGATATGATTCAATATTGTTCCACTAACGTTCCTCAGTTTTATCCGATTAGTATTTCGGGATATCATATAAGAGAAGCAGGATCAAATGCAATTCAGGAATTAGCTTTTACTTTTGCCGATGCTATAGAATACATTGATACGTGCCTAAACAGAGGACTAGACATAGATAGTTTTGCACCAAGACTGTCGTTCTTTTTCTGTTGTACTATGGAATTTTTTGAAGAGATTGCAAAATTTAGAGCTGCAAGGGTTATTTATTCAAAGATTATCAAAGAGAAGTATGGTGCCAAAGATCCCAAATCGACTCACCTAAGGTTCCATGTTCAAACAAGTGGAGAATCACTGACAGCTCAACAAGTAGACAATAATATAGTAAGGGTAACCACAGAGGCTTTAGCGGCAGTTTTAGGTGGATGTCAATCATTACATACAAATTCACGAGATGAGGCATTAGCTCTTCCTACTGAAGAATCTGTAAAAATTGCACTGAGGACACAACAGATAATCGCATACGAAACTGGTGTAACCAAGACCGTAGATCCATTAGCGGGTTCTTACTATGTCGAATATTTGACTGAACAAATTATTGAAGGAGTCAATGAGTATCTCGACCGCATTAACAAGATGGGTGGTGCTTTGGCCGCAATTGAAAGAAACTTTTTCCAAGAAGAGATTAGGAAGAATGCATATACATTAAAAAAGCAAGTTGATAACAATGAAAGAATATTGGTAGGGGTCAATAAATTTAGAGATCAAAAAGATTTGGAACCAAAACTAGCAATTGTTGATCCACAGCTAGAAACAAAACAAATAAATCGGCTAAAGGAGTTTAAGAAAAATAGAGATGGTATCAAGGTTCAGCATCAGATTTCAAAGTTAACCTCAGCTGCGGAGAATCCGGAAACCAATTTGATGCCATATATAATTTCTGCTGTTAAAGACAGAGTGACACTTGGAGAAATTAGTTCAGCCTTTAAGGAGGTTTTCGGAGCCTATGTTCCGAAAATATCCTTTTAA
- the meaB gene encoding methylmalonyl Co-A mutase-associated GTPase MeaB, with the protein MDILVEGILSNNKRVIAQTISKIDNEDPVAREILKKIYPKTGKAVTIGFTGPAGAGKSTLIGKLIPFFKNFGLRIAILAVDPTSPITGGAILGDRVRMPSTMDDDDVFMRSLGSRGAQGGISKSLRNVIRVLDAAGYDLILVESVGAGQLEVEISKVVNLTIVIFNPNTGDNVQAIKAGLTEIGDIYLVNKADLIGSHTLYLTLLDLVGQATHKPLIFKVSANTGEGLEDFSKKLVELIRTDTWLAKKKQKERSDLETELKSIVIEEIKNKSLQILDSNNNQISKLVNSMSEKLKDPYTAAEELSLLVFHSK; encoded by the coding sequence GTGGATATTCTCGTAGAGGGAATTTTGAGCAATAACAAACGTGTTATTGCACAAACAATTTCTAAAATCGATAATGAAGATCCGGTAGCTCGTGAAATATTAAAGAAAATTTATCCCAAAACCGGAAAAGCCGTGACGATTGGGTTCACTGGACCTGCAGGAGCAGGCAAGAGCACATTAATTGGTAAACTGATACCATTTTTTAAAAATTTTGGGTTGAGGATAGCTATTTTGGCTGTCGATCCAACAAGTCCTATTACTGGTGGAGCCATACTAGGCGATAGAGTTAGGATGCCATCGACGATGGATGACGACGACGTGTTTATGAGAAGTCTGGGTTCAAGGGGAGCCCAGGGAGGAATTTCAAAATCCTTGCGTAACGTGATTAGAGTTCTTGATGCTGCAGGTTATGATTTGATCTTGGTAGAAAGCGTTGGCGCTGGTCAGTTGGAGGTGGAAATATCTAAAGTTGTAAATCTTACAATTGTAATTTTTAACCCCAATACTGGAGACAATGTTCAGGCAATCAAGGCTGGACTTACAGAGATAGGGGACATCTATCTAGTAAATAAAGCAGATTTAATAGGTTCACATACATTGTATCTAACCCTTTTAGATTTGGTTGGACAAGCTACTCATAAACCATTAATTTTCAAAGTTTCTGCGAATACTGGCGAAGGACTGGAGGATTTTTCAAAGAAGCTTGTTGAATTGATAAGAACTGACACCTGGCTAGCAAAGAAGAAACAAAAAGAGCGTTCAGACTTGGAAACGGAACTTAAATCGATTGTAATAGAAGAGATAAAAAACAAATCATTACAGATACTTGATTCAAATAATAATCAGATTTCGAAGTTGGTGAATTCTATGTCCGAAAAATTAAAGGACCCTTACACGGCAGCAGAAGAATTATCTTTATTAGTATTTCATAGCAAATGA
- the cofE gene encoding coenzyme F420-0:L-glutamate ligase: protein MLSIIPIGVDADIISGQDLSEIIVRSIKLSKLEIEEYDILVIAQKIISKSEGRMIDIASIFPSKKALELARVHDKDPRLIQLILNESKKIIRLSKKHAITQTKHGFVCANAGIDQSNVSKDPRYVLLLPQDPDSSARKIRKRMFELTKKNVSVIISDTFGRPFRNGQTNVAIGISGISPLRSYIGNTDQYGRELRVTEIAIADEIASAAELVMEKALKVPVAIVRGYKYKFIQSEDETKPSIDVLIRKEKDDLFLN, encoded by the coding sequence TTGTTATCGATAATACCCATCGGAGTCGACGCGGATATTATATCAGGACAGGATCTATCAGAAATTATTGTCCGCAGTATCAAATTATCTAAATTAGAAATCGAAGAGTATGATATTCTGGTAATAGCCCAAAAGATAATTTCAAAATCTGAGGGAAGGATGATTGATATTGCAAGTATTTTTCCGTCAAAAAAGGCCCTTGAACTTGCTAGAGTTCATGATAAAGATCCTCGCCTAATTCAACTAATCCTTAATGAATCAAAAAAAATTATTCGCTTGTCTAAGAAACATGCTATCACTCAAACTAAGCATGGGTTTGTATGTGCAAATGCTGGAATTGATCAAAGCAATGTATCCAAGGATCCTCGCTATGTATTGTTACTACCACAGGACCCTGATAGTTCTGCAAGAAAAATAAGAAAGAGGATGTTTGAATTGACTAAAAAAAATGTGTCTGTAATCATTAGCGATACATTTGGAAGACCCTTCAGAAATGGTCAAACAAATGTAGCAATTGGAATTTCTGGCATTAGTCCTCTAAGGAGCTACATAGGAAATACTGATCAGTATGGAAGAGAACTCCGAGTTACAGAAATAGCAATAGCAGACGAAATTGCCTCAGCGGCAGAATTGGTAATGGAAAAGGCTCTCAAAGTGCCAGTCGCAATTGTAAGAGGTTACAAGTACAAATTTATTCAATCGGAGGATGAAACTAAACCAAGCATTGATGTTTTAATTAGAAAGGAAAAGGATGATTTATTCCTGAATTAG